A genomic stretch from Vicinamibacteria bacterium includes:
- a CDS encoding GtrA family protein produces the protein MIRFIKFSAVGWIGVSVQLSVLSLLKGVLGVHYLLSTVVAVESAILHNFLWHERWTWRDRGLLRGIVRLRRLLRFNLTSGLVSILGNVVFMRLFVGELGLHYLVANLASIASCALLNFLVNDRLVFLAPEDAVPAARQGCSCVNLQGH, from the coding sequence TTGATCCGTTTCATAAAGTTCAGCGCCGTCGGGTGGATCGGCGTCAGCGTTCAGCTCTCGGTGCTCTCGCTCTTGAAAGGCGTCCTGGGCGTCCACTACCTCCTGTCCACGGTCGTCGCCGTCGAATCAGCGATTCTCCACAACTTTCTGTGGCACGAACGCTGGACGTGGCGTGACCGCGGACTTCTCCGCGGCATCGTCCGACTTCGGCGCCTGCTTCGGTTCAACTTGACGAGCGGGCTCGTCTCCATCCTTGGAAACGTCGTGTTCATGCGGCTATTCGTCGGCGAGCTCGGGCTTCACTATCTCGTGGCGAACCTCGCGTCGATTGCTTCCTGCGCGCTCTTGAACTTCCTCGTCAACGATCGGCTCGTCTTCCTCGCTCCCGAGGATGCGGTGCCGGCGGCGCGTCAGGGATGCTCTTGCGTCAATTTACAGGGACACTAG
- a CDS encoding VIT1/CCC1 transporter family protein, giving the protein MQTSNAMQTFREGLISRYLAPGDSLSEILFGIIMTLTFTLGAGVLVREGPDAARELLAATVGCNVAWGLIDGIMYLGGMRFERARRARLRDAIRGAASAERAARLVAGELDEILEHVTDPSERAALYRRIVRAVQQREPPSARLNREDVFGAVASFWLVFFSSVPAAVPFLFIDNAWVALRVSNAILIGSLFLVGYRWARHTNLPPLRAGLALMIGGMLLVIVAIALGG; this is encoded by the coding sequence ATGCAGACGTCCAACGCCATGCAGACGTTTCGTGAGGGCCTCATCAGTCGATACCTTGCGCCCGGCGACAGCTTGTCCGAGATTCTCTTCGGGATCATCATGACGCTGACCTTCACGCTGGGCGCAGGCGTGCTGGTTCGCGAAGGACCGGACGCCGCCCGCGAGCTCCTCGCGGCGACCGTTGGGTGCAACGTGGCGTGGGGACTCATCGACGGGATCATGTATCTGGGCGGCATGCGGTTCGAGCGAGCCAGGCGGGCGCGTCTCCGGGACGCGATCCGCGGGGCGGCGAGCGCGGAGCGCGCGGCCCGCCTCGTCGCGGGTGAGCTCGACGAGATCCTCGAGCACGTGACGGACCCGAGCGAGCGCGCCGCCCTGTACCGAAGGATCGTGCGCGCCGTCCAACAAAGAGAGCCCCCTTCCGCACGGCTCAACCGGGAAGACGTCTTCGGCGCCGTCGCAAGCTTCTGGCTGGTATTCTTCTCCAGCGTCCCCGCAGCCGTTCCCTTTCTCTTCATCGATAACGCTTGGGTGGCCCTCAGGGTCTCGAACGCGATCCTGATCGGCTCGTTGTTCCTGGTCGGATATCGCTGGGCGCGGCACACGAACCTCCCGCCGTTACGCGCCGGCTTGGCGCTCATGATTGGAGGAATGCTGCTGGTGATCGTCGCCATCGCGCTCGGCGGTTGA
- a CDS encoding putative toxin-antitoxin system toxin component, PIN family — protein sequence MARVVVDANVYLSALIRPQGPPGQIIKRLLREGAHTVIVSKDILEEVRKGLDYPKVRKKIDATDEELDAWVESLGVLADVVSGVPDVRVVESDPDDDLYVAAALDGRADFIVSGDRHLVELEEVQGVRIVTPRQFLDLLDDSTETSSDND from the coding sequence ATGGCTCGCGTCGTCGTCGATGCGAACGTCTACCTGAGCGCGCTGATTCGTCCTCAAGGCCCGCCGGGCCAGATCATCAAACGACTCCTGAGGGAGGGTGCCCACACCGTCATCGTTTCCAAGGACATCCTGGAGGAAGTCCGAAAAGGCCTCGACTATCCAAAGGTGCGCAAAAAGATCGACGCCACCGATGAGGAGTTGGACGCCTGGGTCGAGTCACTGGGCGTTCTCGCTGATGTCGTAAGTGGGGTGCCCGACGTTCGGGTTGTGGAATCGGACCCGGACGACGATCTGTACGTGGCCGCTGCACTCGATGGACGCGCCGACTTTATCGTCTCGGGTGACCGCCACCTCGTGGAGCTGGAGGAGGTGCAAGGCGTTCGCATCGTGACGCCGCGACAATTCCTGGACCTCCTCGACGACTCGACCGAGACTTCGAGCGACAATGACTGA
- a CDS encoding type II toxin-antitoxin system Phd/YefM family antitoxin, with translation MKKTISTIDVRKQLGEILDRVSLRYDEFIIERKGKALAAVVPIEKLEQLERAARGHLLALMARQPGSISQSEADRIANEAKHESRRGTL, from the coding sequence TTGAAAAAGACCATCTCGACGATCGATGTGCGTAAACAGCTCGGAGAGATTCTGGACAGAGTTTCGCTTCGCTACGACGAATTCATCATCGAGCGCAAAGGAAAGGCGCTTGCGGCCGTCGTCCCGATAGAGAAGCTCGAGCAGTTAGAGCGAGCCGCACGTGGCCATTTGCTCGCGCTGATGGCGCGACAACCGGGCTCGATCTCACAATCCGAGGCCGATCGGATTGCCAACGAGGCCAAACACGAGAGTCGTCGAGGAACGCTCTGA